A genomic region of Metopolophium dirhodum isolate CAU chromosome 1, ASM1992520v1, whole genome shotgun sequence contains the following coding sequences:
- the LOC132936629 gene encoding proteoglycan 4-like, giving the protein MTGQQQEKWQQVAELIQRLGLVSGGQDEPRTAAQVARMTTRQLLQDPVRAAIYNRGWADRTMDIQRRLRPHRPPSTSTPGSRTPSLTRPPPPATTPAPVTPAEPAPVPRQTGVLPGPTGKVRTEAQQARNRRKFQQLKEKRKARESEASQQRRLAKQPAPTSDPEAAGTPPANPTPMEVDKPASKDGKSEEPGQPTSQESPDQSEATVDITEADWLVAFEGMPELDDTHSFYTPVGSPKHPQ; this is encoded by the coding sequence ATGACCGGCCAACAGCAGGAGAAGTGGCAGCAGGTGGCCGAGTTAATCCAACGGCTGGGGCTGGTATCCGGTGGCCAGGATGAGCCGCGAACAGCCGCCCAGGTCGCGAGGATGACTACCCGCCAACTCCTGCAGGATCCAGTGCGGGCGGCCATCTACAACCGGGGCTGGGCGGACCGTACGATGGACATCCAGCGGAGGTTGCGGCCACACCGACCACCATCAACATCAACACCCGGCAGCCGCACACCGTCCCTGACAAGGCCACCACCCCCAGCAACGACACCTGCCCCCGTAACACCTGCGGAGCCGGCACCGGTACCCAGGCAAACGGGGGTACTCCCCGGCCCAACGGGAAAGGTGAGGACGGAGGCGCAGCAGGCACGGAACCGCCGGAAATTCCAGCAGCTAAAGGAAAAGAGGAAAGCCAGGGAAAGCGAGGCAAGCCAACAACGTCGGCTTGCCAAGCAACCCGCGCCAACCTCAGACCCGGAAGCAGCCGGCACGCCTCCGGCCAACCCAACACCGATGGAGGTGGACAAACCGGCATCCAAGGACGGCAAGTCCGAGGAGCCGGGACAGCCCACCAGCCAGGAGTCACCAGACCAATCAGAGGCCACGGTGGACATAACCGAGGCAGATTGGCTGGTGGCGTTCGAGGGGATGCCGGAGTTAGACGACACACACTCGTTCTACACTCCGGTAGGGTCCCCAAAACACCCCCAGTAA